DNA sequence from the Glycine soja cultivar W05 chromosome 18, ASM419377v2, whole genome shotgun sequence genome:
GTGTCAATTTATAAAGATATTTCCAAAGAGAAAATTATAGTCCCGTGGAATATAAAATTCACGCAAAATTAGTGACTTACATATCATGGAAACAATCaatagtgaaaagaaaaacaacgaaaataaataataataataataataataataataataataataattattattattattattattattattattattatttttattataaggaTTGTGTGAGAATCTTTAATACGAAATCCATTAATACTACTttatacaagaaagaaaatttcacgttattaacaaatttaaatctCAAATGAGTAATGAGAATTAAGATATATGAGGtaatttgattcaaattaaAGATAAGTATACTTTCATTCTATTACTTCAGTTTACACATATTCTACTTTTAAAGAAACTAGTATTTTAACTTGTGTAGTGATAAGAtacatatttatgttttatataattaaaatttataataaataaatatttttgaatatataaattgtattgtaattaaatttaaaaataaaattaagtagtttattaaaataaataaaaaaattaaaaagaatcaaatgtttaatatataatatcagAATGAGATATGTGACTCAATAGGAGTAATAATAATTCGTAAAAATACTTTCGTTCAATATGAATATagaaatagattattttgataAGTATAGTAGGTAAGAGTTAGGATATGCTGTCTGAGGTTTTGTAAGGCAGAAGTTTAATCTAATTCCAAAATTCAAGGCTTGGGTTGACCATTCAAAAGTTGGACTTTTAGATAGACATTTTAAATGAGTTGAAAAAACTTACATATAAGTTAACTaatagatttaaatttaaatgtaggTTAATATCTATAATAtagtctcaatatattatactaaaataataaacttttaaaGAATTTGTgtaatattcttaaaaatgaataattaattataaattcaatttgtgttaatttatcattttttctcgTTCAGTTTAAAAAATGATCAAAGTAGAGAATATttaatagaaatgaaaaaatcatccccccccccccccccccaaaaaaaaaaaaaaaaagattcaactCTTAAATATACCCTTAGATGCTCACTTTCTTTCTTCATGTTCatgattttttagaattattgtttcttctttttactaAAGTCATAAACTTCAACAACGATAGTGcgaatcaaattgaatttatcCATGGATATCCTTTAGTATTTGtctttaatttattcataaCTATCTGCTGGATCATGTACCCTTTTCTAGTTACAATgaatgagaaagaaaatgaaaagtgcAATTGGTTGAACCCAacgttttcttaaaataacgACTTGCACGTAGTCCCTTTcggtatatattaaaaaaggaCAGAAAGCATTACTAGTCAATGCATCAATCTGTTATTGTGATTCAATCCTAGATGCTTGACAACTGAAGCCACACCTACATATATTTTTCATGCCAAGgatataataatattcttttaatggttcataaaattttaaaaataaaattccttaACTGCGCGTCtctggaaaaaaatttaatttttttaattttttaaagaaattaaaactcactgttttaattaatcaaaatgattcataaaaatactaCAATTTCAATTCCTTTTCAAATATTCTATctaaactaattattttatcatgaatcattttaatttttttaaaaaatgaatttcccCGCTTAATTACTCCATCTAAACACACTATAAACTAAACAACTAAGCATATGCTTcatatattaatgataaagactcgatatatataaacaaatgcATTAAAAAAACGTTTTGTTCAACAATctatattgaaattatttacaaatatatccAAAGCATTGAATAGAAGTTTCTAATAAGTGATCGAAGCCGTGTAATAGGTTGGCCCATGGCCCATCTCATCAAATTCACTTCAGCCCGCTTTGACCCAAATCTGCATAAATTTACAAGCTTGTGCACACAAACCCAAAACCATTTTTGATTTCAAGTGGAATCAAGTATAATAAATTGCATTTTTAGACCTTCAAAAATTAGTTTCAGTGTGTAAATTGTGTAGAAAAAACAGATATTTGAAATGGTTGGCAGTGTAGTTAATCAACTATAGAACTTGTCAGGTAACCATGCTTAGACATAGCAAGAAAATCCGTACCTGTGAATACCTGTTCGAATCCATCCCGCCCGACTTTGACGATAATACCCGAGTTGACCGAATATGGATTTGGGTTCGAGTTTTTCCCAATAACGAAAAGTCGGGTACAGGTATGAGTATGAGGTTACTACATCCGCCTGACCCCGAACCCAGACCTGTCCCGCCACTTAAAATTCTAGAATTTgtacataatttaatcaaaaggacTAGAATTTTTAtcactagttaattttattttagaatttttacataatttaatattcttttcttaacgatttttgtagacacaggcgctataataaatttattgatatataagtagttaaaaataaatgtttaacaatcaatttattttttctaaaatcaaatttttaatattttctttacaaaaaatattatttttctaatttgaatcgAATACGGGGAtgggataataaattttaacccgtCGGGTATCGGGTACGGATATGGGGATATGTTGGGGAGTCGGAATCAAGGATTGGGGAGACAATACCCATCCCCTTCTCGCCTCATTGCCATGTCTAAGTCCATGCTCCTTAATCAAGGGTTTGATCTCCAAGTTCATGTGTATAGAAGAATATTtacttaaagaaattaatttcataaataaatcttaatatACCAAGAAATTAGTCTCTCGCTCTCAGCTAAAAGATATCCTGAGttctaaaaagaaaagatatttgAAATTGGTTCAATACATGCTAAATGTACGTTgaaaaatttcaacaaaatttgtgagagaattttccattttttataattttctcatTTCTTTTGTTTCGTCTGCAAGAAACGGCTGATGTTCAAAAGGATTTAGTATCGAATTCAATTcttatggattaaaaaaaaattgttggtgtTCGAAAGGATTTAGGGTGCCTTTCAATCAACAGTTTAATTAAACACATTCAATAGGAAAGTTCACTGTGAAACTGAAGTTAAAACAAACTTATGGTAAGCTTATAAGCcactataataaacataaatcaGATCCATTTAAGCTCTTTCAAATATTCccttttagaatttttaatctcttttcACTACGTCTAGCTATTTGCTTCAGATAAGTCCACACAGAAAAGGAGAACCACGTCATTTCCTTATGAGATTCTAAGTTAAGTTATACATTGTTGGTGCTATCAAATTTGTATAAATCTTCTCAAGACTCGAACAATGCCTAATGCTAAAGATAATCAcataaaaatcaccaaaaaggAAAGATAATCACACAAAGAACTGTTCTGACATACATGCTATAATATATATGTACTTTACAACTATTGTAAGATAAACCCGTGGTTATCTAATCTATACAAGAGGATAGGTATAAAATGTGAATGAAGAACCACAAGAAACAAAACTGATACAAGGTGACAATGAAATGACAACTTTCTTTCCTAGACATGGTATAAACAGCAGATATACAGTTCAATCAAAATGGGCAGAGAAAAATAATGAGCTTGATCAGTGGTTTTGAAGCCAGTCCTGGATTGCAGAGCGAAGAGCGCGGTTGGGAACAAGATTGTGATGTGCAAGCTTACTGTTAGTCATTGGTGAATTGTCATGACCACCATCAAGCCATCCTCGTATAGCCTCAGCTTCATATGTAAAACCATCTGCAGCTACATGTGGATCTCTCATAACTTCCTGCAAAGTAGGAACATAACCAGGGAGAATTTTCTTAGATAGCAGCTTTATATTCAAAGCATTCCACTGATTGGAAAATATTTTGCAAgtgaagaaaataaagatataaaaaagggGATTTGGCTACTCGAAAGTAAGCAACTTGCTTTAGAAGAGCCAAATCCTAAAAAAGGGCAACTCTGTGCACCAAGATTTAGAGAAGCCGTTTCCCGCATTTGAACCCATGACATCCAGGTCGAAAGGcaagtataaaaataaagatatagaataaaataaaattaaaaaaaaaaaaacactaggaACATGCAAGTATGAAATTTTGATCAACTTCAAAATGAAATAGATGAGAATTAGGATAGGTTTCATTTGCTTGTACAAGTGTTCATTGGAGTGGATATTCTAGAACAGCATGAGGACATAACTTTTTAGAAGTGCTGACTGCTGAAAAAACAGAGGTTGACAAAGCTATTTACCTGGAAGATTGgacaaataaaatatgaagGAGGTTGTAAAAGCCCTTCAGAACTTAATCCAAAGGAGTTTGCACCTCCAGAAGAAACCCTCATTGCATCAAGTACCCTCCAGACATCTGAATAAAGATCCGGTCGGCTCTTTCTATTCATATCACAACACCTCAAAGCCAAGCGAGCCAACTGTTCAGCCTGCACAAATGGCCAGTCTCCAGCCAAAGGATCCAATAGGGATTTCAACTTTCCAGTGTCTAATGCATATTTCACTTCCTTTGTTATTCCCAATGCTGGTCTCCCAGTCAACAATCTCAACAATATGATTCCAAATGAATAAACATCTGACTTTGGAGTAAGTTCCCCTGAGGCAAGGAATTCAGGATCCATGTAGACAAAAGTTCCCTTTGGGTCAGTTCTCCAAAACTCTGTAGTATTGCTACTGGAACTCTCGCAGTTTGATAATATTCGACAGATTCCAAAGTCACTAAGCTTGCTAATAAGGTTTGCATCAAGGAGAATGTTGGAGGGTTTTAAGTCACCATGCACTACGCTGTGAGGTTTACTGGAATGAAGAAAGATGAGAGCGGAGCATAGTTCAGCAGCAATGCGAATTCGAGCTTGCCATGACAACGGAGGGGTGTTATTCTTGCAGGCAAGACGATCTTCAAGGCTTCCATTGGGTAAATACTCATAGACAAGAGCCCATGAATCTGGACAGGCCCCTATGAGTGTGATAAGATTAGGATGCCTAAGCTTGCTCAACACATCAACCTGGTACAAAACCAAAAGTGGGGTCAAAATAAATATCCTTTTTACAACAATTCTGGATGGATCCTCTTCCCCTTCATTCACACCTTTAGAGACAAGGTTGATAATATATTATACCAAGGACCAACAAacacaagtttttttaaaaaaatattcaaaacatGGGAGTTTGGATTTTAGGAGAAATTAAAGACACTTTTTAAAATTGTTGCTGCTAAGTGCTAACTCTTGtcacagttttcttttcttttttttttctcatattgaTTATTTATAACACAATCTGCAAGTTACAAGAAAGATCAGTTAAggccaaatttattttattcttggaCATCTAACAACTTTCACATAAGATTTATCAAATGATAAGTGCTACATCCTACATgcccaaaaattatttttgatcaaaataaGATGATGCTTAAACTATCACATAAAAGTCAAACCATCTCACCTCCTGTTGAAACTCCAAGGGTCCTTGCATGCTGtcagagttcaacatttttATAGCCACCTCAGTGTGTCGCAAGACACCTTTAAATATACTTCCATATCCACCTTCTCCAATCTTTGAGGATGGATTGAAGTTACTAGTTGCTTCTTTAATCTCTGAAAAAGAGAATTCTGAGAACAATTGAGGCACATTGGTGCCTGAGGCCTCTCCTTGTTTTTTCCTCAACTCTTCAGCCTCTCTCAATGCATTATCGCGCTGCATCTGCAATTCATCTCGTTCATTCTTGTAGCTTTGTAACAGATCCACAGCAGATAAAATCTTCTGCTCCAACTCCTTTACCATAAGTTCAGATGATGCAATTTGACTCTCTAGTGATTCCTTCTGATCAAGAGCAAGGCAGAGTTCTTCCTTAACTTTGTCTCTCAAGCTCTTCATACTCTCaagttcttccttttctttcctaAGTTTTTCCTCTGTCATTTTTCTCAGGTTCAACTCCTCTGTATATAAACTTTCAGAAGCTTTAACCTGTAAATTGGGCAGTTCAAACATTGAAAAGGATTAGAAGTGGTATCAAGCTGCAATATCAGCCTATTACTAGATAATACAACTTAAAATGATTCCTATTGTTATTTGTTAGAACCCagattagaaaatagaagacaGAAAAGAAAGATCGTATTTCTTGATTGCAAAATAACAGGGATGTTAGGAACCTagattagaaaatagaagaaaaagaaagattgtATTTCTTGATTGCAAAGTATCAGGGGATAGGAGGGATAACTCTCCTCCAagggttttcccttcaccaaggATATATCTCCTTTCACAAGGAGCTAATGCTCATATTACAAATGATACAAATCTGAATGAATTCCCTACCCTTCGGTCCTAATTATTTATGTCATTATTCACTGTAACTAACTAATATTCTAACTATCCTAACTAACTCTTCCTTCCCCAATGTCCCAACACCTTTAGCGTTGG
Encoded proteins:
- the LOC114397725 gene encoding U-box domain-containing protein 33-like isoform X1; amino-acid sequence: MAVVSPMPATTQRMGSVRSLSDAGGKFLEEPNPSVVDQPIYVAVTKEVKESRLNLIWAIQNSGGKRICILYVHVRATMVPLLGGKFPASALKEEQVQAYWEEERQGMHRILDDYLRICQRMGVRAEKLHIEMDSIEKGILELISQHGIQKLVMGAASDKYYNRRMMDLKSKKAISVCKQAPASCHIQFVCKGRLIHTRDRSSNEGNADVTSPLVQQVPNSVRSLRSQSVTLGQDRRANLTNPALELFRRVRSANDGHGASFMTVSSPEDTEGFSTPHDRMGTEVSSDESDRLSRMSPSGLSTCSDSAVELAFTPSLINESSENALELTLSRRIIEDLHYSSPPSTLDGGMDDTIYEQLEQARAEAENATLNAYQETVRRRKAEKDAFEAIRKVKASESLYTEELNLRKMTEEKLRKEKEELESMKSLRDKVKEELCLALDQKESLESQIASSELMVKELEQKILSAVDLLQSYKNERDELQMQRDNALREAEELRKKQGEASGTNVPQLFSEFSFSEIKEATSNFNPSSKIGEGGYGSIFKGVLRHTEVAIKMLNSDSMQGPLEFQQEVDVLSKLRHPNLITLIGACPDSWALVYEYLPNGSLEDRLACKNNTPPLSWQARIRIAAELCSALIFLHSSKPHSVVHGDLKPSNILLDANLISKLSDFGICRILSNCESSSSNTTEFWRTDPKGTFVYMDPEFLASGELTPKSDVYSFGIILLRLLTGRPALGITKEVKYALDTGKLKSLLDPLAGDWPFVQAEQLARLALRCCDMNRKSRPDLYSDVWRVLDAMRVSSGGANSFGLSSEGLLQPPSYFICPIFQEVMRDPHVAADGFTYEAEAIRGWLDGGHDNSPMTNSKLAHHNLVPNRALRSAIQDWLQNH
- the LOC114397725 gene encoding U-box domain-containing protein 33-like isoform X2, translated to MHRILDDYLRICQRMGVRAEKLHIEMDSIEKGILELISQHGIQKLVMGAASDKYYNRRMMDLKSKKAISVCKQAPASCHIQFVCKGRLIHTRDRSSNEGNADVTSPLVQQVPNSVRSLRSQSVTLGQDRRANLTNPALELFRRVRSANDGHGASFMTVSSPEDTEGFSTPHDRMGTEVSSDESDRLSRMSPSGLSTCSDSAVELAFTPSLINESSENALELTLSRRIIEDLHYSSPPSTLDGGMDDTIYEQLEQARAEAENATLNAYQETVRRRKAEKDAFEAIRKVKASESLYTEELNLRKMTEEKLRKEKEELESMKSLRDKVKEELCLALDQKESLESQIASSELMVKELEQKILSAVDLLQSYKNERDELQMQRDNALREAEELRKKQGEASGTNVPQLFSEFSFSEIKEATSNFNPSSKIGEGGYGSIFKGVLRHTEVAIKMLNSDSMQGPLEFQQEVDVLSKLRHPNLITLIGACPDSWALVYEYLPNGSLEDRLACKNNTPPLSWQARIRIAAELCSALIFLHSSKPHSVVHGDLKPSNILLDANLISKLSDFGICRILSNCESSSSNTTEFWRTDPKGTFVYMDPEFLASGELTPKSDVYSFGIILLRLLTGRPALGITKEVKYALDTGKLKSLLDPLAGDWPFVQAEQLARLALRCCDMNRKSRPDLYSDVWRVLDAMRVSSGGANSFGLSSEGLLQPPSYFICPIFQEVMRDPHVAADGFTYEAEAIRGWLDGGHDNSPMTNSKLAHHNLVPNRALRSAIQDWLQNH